From the Candidatus Micrarchaeia archaeon genome, the window AATGTTCTGTATTCTCCGACGTATTACGCTCTTATTTTAAAGGCTTCATTCCAGAAAAGGCGCATGGTCTCAGGTCTTGGCTATTCCAACTGGCGCAAAAGCATCACGCGCTCGAAGTGGATGACCGAGGAAGACAAGGCACTCTTTCAGAAGTTCGCCGAGGATGCAGTAGCCCATCAGATAGGGGACAGGCGCATCGAGAAATACAGGTCAGACCTCTCCATCTGCAACACGATCACGGGAAAGACGATTGCGCAGATGCTCGACGATCCGAGCGGCTCCGTCAGCATGATCAACGCCAGCAAGCAATACAAGCCCGCCACGAAGAAGGACGCGAAGAGGACTCTGGGCAGCCTTTACATCTTCAGGAAGACGGGACGGAGATCCCTGAAGAGGTTGTCCCTGGACGAGGCAGAGCTGTTCAAGCACGAGATAAAGGCGGGGGACAAGCAGCTCGGAAAGCCCATCATCACGAGGGAAGAAGTGCGGGAGCTGGCTAAATATGGCGACGTGTTTGACAAGGCGCTGATCTACCTTCTTTTCGAGAGCGGCACGAGGATCGGCGAACTGCTCCCTCTGAGAAAGTCAGACCTGTTCTTCACGAATGAAGGTCTTGACGTCAATGTTCCGCAGGGAAAGACTGGCGCGCGAAGGATAACAGTCGTCGAAGCCGCATCGTATGTCAGCGCGTGGCTGGAGAATCATCCGATAAAGAAGGGGGATGCCCCGCTCTGGATTACTCCGTCGAAAAAGCGCCCTCTGAGCTATCCCATCTCAGTAATGAGGCTCAGGGAGTGCGCTGAGAGGATGAACGCAGCAAGGAAGAAGGAAGGTCTGCCCAAAATGCTCAAGCCTGTCAATCCCCACAACTTCAGGCATTCACGCGCCACAGAACTCGGGGCGGAAGCAGGCATGACCGAGCAGATCATGGACAAATATTTCGGCTGGGAGATCGGCTCGAACATGGCGAGGACATACCTGCACCTCACAGACGAGCAGGTCAAGAAAGCCGTTCTGAGGACGTATGGCAAGGTCAAGCCCGAGGAAGAGAAGAAAGTCATCACCGAGAAGCTCTGCCAGCGCTGCAAGCTGAAGAATCCGATCGCGAACACCTACTGCTCGGCGTGCGGCTCTGACTTGAACAGCGGGAAGGTCGTCAGCACGATCTCAATCCTCGAAAACAAGGTCGAGGAGATGATAAAGAGAATCGAGAAGCTTGAGGGAACAAGAGCGAAAAACACTGTTAAGAGAGCCAACCGAGCTAGCGATTGAGTTCTTTTCTTATTCCTTCAGCAACTTGCGCGCCATATTGCTCATACGTTCTAAACCTTTCCAAGCTATTTACAAATAAAGGTTCGAGGCTCTGCATTTTTTCGTCCATGCTCTTAGGTTCATCTTCTCCAAGAGACAAAAGCAAGTGTGGGCATACATAATCATCAAAGAACCAGCCAAAGATGTCTTTAAAACTGAGAAGGATAAGTGGGCTCCTGTCCGTCATCAGTTGTGGATTTGTCAGACCAGCAATTTGTTCAAGATAGGCTTTAGTGAATGTAGAAAATCGAGGATCTTTCTTCAGACTCATGAGTGGGGCGATTTTATTCTTCATCATTCCCTTGACCTTCTTCTTTTCACCAGAACCCAACGCCATTCTATAATCGATGCCTCTAAATACGGCATCGTCTGTCCTTTCTGTTTCAGCGAGCCTAAAATCGATCCACTCAGAAGCAATCACGCCCCAATTTGGTCGATATTTTGTTGCAGAACCTGCGGCATAACTCTCCAGCATTCCTCTTTTTTGAAGCTTCTGGAGATTCTGAACCGCTGCACTGTGTGTATAGCGTAGGATATGCGCGATGGAGATGGAGTAGTCCTGCCCCCTCAACACGCAGAGGAGAACTGGAACTAGGCTATTCGAAAAATAAAAGCTATCCTCGTTTTTTCGTCGCATAGCGAACACTATGTAAGGTATGCTAACATAAGCTTATAAACTTTGCCTGATTTTATGTAAGTGGTGCTTACAATGGCACGTAAAATATCGACTGATGCGGCTGGCAAACCATATGCAAACATTCTGCTCCAAGGCGAAATTGTGGAGCGCTGCATCGCTGCCAGAGAAAAAATCGGAATCCCAATCACATCGATTGTTCGAATGGCAGTTCTTGACTGGCTTGCCCGCCACGACGGCGAAACGGGCATTCGGAAGGCGCGTATTCATGGCTGACACCGATCTTCGAATTCGAAAACTCTGTGATGCGATTACAGAGGAATACAAGGGCGAGCTTGCCGCTCTGATCGATGCAGACGGTCGGCTCGTCGTTCAAGTTCAGGGTGAGAAACATGTCGGATAAGCGATCGAAGAAGAAAAATCGCGACCGCCTCGTCTCTGAGGATGAATTCAGAAAGCGCGAGGAGGACGGAGATGTGTTTTCAGATGATTGATTTGTAAATTGGCACCAGCCGCTCCTGAACTTTCGACGGCTCTGGAAGCGGCTGGCGACCTCCGAAGAGGTGTATGTGGATGTGCAACGA encodes:
- a CDS encoding tyrosine-type recombinase/integrase; translation: MVSGLGYSNWRKSITRSKWMTEEDKALFQKFAEDAVAHQIGDRRIEKYRSDLSICNTITGKTIAQMLDDPSGSVSMINASKQYKPATKKDAKRTLGSLYIFRKTGRRSLKRLSLDEAELFKHEIKAGDKQLGKPIITREEVRELAKYGDVFDKALIYLLFESGTRIGELLPLRKSDLFFTNEGLDVNVPQGKTGARRITVVEAASYVSAWLENHPIKKGDAPLWITPSKKRPLSYPISVMRLRECAERMNAARKKEGLPKMLKPVNPHNFRHSRATELGAEAGMTEQIMDKYFGWEIGSNMARTYLHLTDEQVKKAVLRTYGKVKPEEEKKVITEKLCQRCKLKNPIANTYCSACGSDLNSGKVVSTISILENKVEEMIKRIEKLEGTRAKNTVKRANRASD